A window of the Bacillus sp. A301a_S52 genome harbors these coding sequences:
- a CDS encoding PilZ domain-containing protein, whose amino-acid sequence MRYKRQEAMRCEFRHPLDTTFFISSLNGKPYRSSQAKGTILNASLGGLRLKTPLDLPVNKQLEVTFTFTIAHCFLTVQGRPLWKKRDENAFIYGIKLTTDTHEKDMLTALKAYNKCH is encoded by the coding sequence ATGAGGTATAAACGACAAGAAGCGATGCGATGTGAATTTAGACACCCACTTGATACAACTTTCTTTATAAGTTCATTGAATGGGAAACCTTATCGCTCTTCTCAAGCTAAAGGGACGATTCTAAATGCCAGTTTAGGTGGTCTACGCTTAAAAACGCCTCTTGACCTTCCTGTTAATAAACAGTTAGAAGTGACATTCACATTCACTATTGCACACTGCTTTCTAACCGTACAGGGGCGTCCTCTTTGGAAAAAACGTGATGAAAATGCCTTTATTTATGGGATCAAACTTACCACCGACACACATGAAAAAGACATGCTAACAGCGCTAAAAGCTTATAACAAATGCCATTAA
- a CDS encoding type 1 glutamine amidotransferase domain-containing protein — translation MTKKILMVLTSHSTINDQATGLWLEEYAAPYATFVKHGFDVTVTSIDGGQVPLDPNSLPDEEKFEWQEAQSKLSNTEKLSDKHISGFDAVFIPGGHGTVFDFPENEMLKRLLQEHAEDGTILASVCHGPSAFVNVTYKDGTPLVQGKKVTAFTNEEEREMQLDDAVPFLLESELKARGGKFVRGDKWSDYSVHDGQLITGQNPMSSQSTADKVVEALRD, via the coding sequence ATGACTAAGAAGATATTGATGGTGTTAACGAGTCATTCAACAATTAATGACCAAGCTACTGGCCTATGGTTAGAAGAATATGCTGCACCTTATGCCACATTTGTTAAACACGGCTTTGATGTGACTGTTACAAGTATTGATGGCGGGCAAGTCCCCCTTGACCCGAACAGTCTGCCTGATGAGGAAAAATTTGAATGGCAAGAAGCACAATCAAAGCTTAGTAATACAGAGAAGTTATCGGATAAACATATCTCTGGGTTTGATGCTGTCTTTATACCTGGTGGTCACGGCACCGTTTTTGATTTTCCTGAAAATGAAATGCTGAAAAGACTCCTGCAAGAACACGCAGAAGACGGGACGATTCTTGCATCGGTTTGTCATGGACCGAGTGCGTTTGTTAATGTTACGTACAAAGATGGCACCCCTCTCGTCCAAGGGAAAAAAGTAACGGCCTTTACGAATGAGGAAGAACGAGAAATGCAATTAGATGATGCTGTTCCTTTCTTACTTGAATCAGAGTTAAAAGCCCGTGGTGGCAAATTTGTTCGCGGTGATAAGTGGAGCGATTATTCAGTGCATGACGGTCAGCTTATTACTGGTCAAAACCCAATGTCCAGTCAAAGCACAGCCGATAAAGTGGTTGAAGCTTTACGTGACTAA
- a CDS encoding glutamine--tRNA ligase/YqeY domain fusion protein has protein sequence MSENVNNSSHFIKYIVQEDLDKGTYDHVVTRFPPEPNGYLHIGHAKSIVLNFELADAFNGKTNLRFDDTNPLKEDQEFVDAIKQDIQWLGYEWDGLFYASNYFEEMYERAVLLIKKGLAYVEDLTQEEIRQYRGTLTEPGKESESRSRSVEENLALFEKMRKGEFANGEKVLRAKIDMSSPNINLRDPVIYRISHTEHHNTGDKWCIYPMYSYAHPLEDAIEGVTHSICTLEFEDQRPLYEWVVEHTEIEGTPKQIEFARLNLTNTVMSKRKLKQLVDEGYVDGWDDPRMPTLSGLRRRGFTADSVKTFCREIGVSKADNLVDVRMLEHFVREDLKLQSPRTMSVLKPLKVVITNYPEGEVEWLDAEINPENEAMGTRQIPFSREIYIEQSDFMENPPKKYFRLFPGNEVRLKHAYFIKCEEVIKDEEGNVIELRCTYDQETKSGSGFTGRKVKGTLHWVEATHAKEAEFRLYNSLIDDEKSGDDFLGAVNPESLDVVHGYVEPNMADVKGNDKFQFFRHGYFNVDPKDSHEDKLVFNRIVELKSSFKL, from the coding sequence ATGAGTGAAAACGTAAATAATTCATCACATTTCATTAAGTATATTGTGCAAGAGGACTTGGATAAAGGAACATACGACCATGTAGTCACACGGTTCCCACCAGAACCGAATGGGTACTTGCACATCGGTCATGCCAAGTCTATCGTCTTAAACTTTGAGTTGGCGGATGCATTTAACGGTAAGACGAATCTCCGGTTTGATGATACCAATCCATTGAAAGAGGACCAAGAGTTTGTGGACGCCATTAAACAAGATATTCAGTGGCTTGGTTATGAATGGGACGGCTTATTTTATGCGTCTAATTATTTTGAAGAGATGTACGAGCGTGCCGTTTTACTTATAAAAAAAGGGCTCGCATATGTAGAGGATTTAACACAGGAGGAAATTCGTCAGTATCGTGGTACCTTAACTGAGCCAGGCAAAGAAAGTGAGTCACGAAGCAGGAGTGTTGAGGAAAACCTTGCACTTTTTGAAAAAATGAGAAAAGGTGAATTTGCTAACGGAGAAAAAGTACTGCGAGCAAAAATAGACATGTCGTCACCGAACATCAACTTGAGAGACCCAGTTATTTACCGGATTTCTCATACTGAACATCATAATACCGGTGACAAATGGTGTATTTATCCAATGTATTCCTATGCGCACCCACTTGAAGATGCCATTGAAGGTGTGACACATTCCATTTGTACGCTAGAGTTTGAGGATCAACGTCCATTATATGAATGGGTTGTGGAACATACGGAAATAGAAGGCACACCGAAACAAATTGAATTTGCTCGATTGAATTTGACGAATACCGTCATGAGTAAGCGTAAATTGAAACAGCTCGTGGATGAAGGCTATGTGGATGGTTGGGACGATCCGCGAATGCCTACCCTGTCAGGTTTAAGACGCCGTGGGTTTACCGCTGATTCTGTTAAAACATTTTGCCGAGAGATCGGTGTAAGTAAAGCGGACAATCTTGTAGACGTACGCATGCTAGAGCATTTTGTTCGTGAAGATTTAAAATTACAATCACCGCGCACGATGTCCGTTTTAAAACCGCTCAAAGTAGTTATTACGAACTACCCAGAAGGGGAAGTGGAGTGGTTGGATGCTGAGATTAATCCTGAGAATGAAGCGATGGGGACAAGACAAATTCCTTTTTCGCGAGAAATTTATATTGAGCAAAGTGATTTTATGGAGAACCCGCCGAAAAAATACTTCCGCCTCTTTCCAGGTAATGAAGTGCGGTTAAAGCATGCTTACTTTATTAAATGTGAGGAAGTCATTAAAGACGAGGAAGGCAATGTCATTGAGCTTCGTTGTACGTATGACCAAGAGACGAAGAGCGGCAGTGGTTTTACAGGACGTAAAGTGAAAGGGACACTTCATTGGGTTGAAGCAACTCATGCGAAAGAAGCCGAATTCCGTTTATATAATTCCTTAATTGATGATGAAAAAAGCGGTGACGACTTCCTTGGTGCTGTTAATCCTGAGTCACTGGACGTTGTCCATGGCTATGTAGAGCCGAACATGGCTGATGTCAAAGGGAATGATAAATTCCAATTTTTCCGCCATGGTTATTTTAACGTTGATCCGAAAGATTCTCATGAAGATAAGCTTGTCTTCAACCGAATTGTTGAGTTAAAAAGTTCATTTAAGTTATAA
- a CDS encoding aspartate aminotransferase family protein has protein sequence MKSLNDVQKLFPSEDGNRESRENFLQLITTLLEKMDGMKRPDYASLGHEKQRETNFYQQLIQTAEVPLQGESFSHLVDSMTSLMAGHPYHSRYFLTNVLPMASIPGLIGQLTASLLNGNNLWDVYGPAGAEAETKVIAMMSRIAGFDVNESWGYTTWGGQGAVFTGLRLAIAKHCPDAVEHGVPDNLYVFSSEQAHYSLIKSAEATGIGRSHVIKVRTKRDHSMDEQDLASKMTKVIEEGGKPVYVVATTGTTDNFGIDNIQAIKDTANALTDMHGLPPVHIHADSALGGFYAFFNAYDFKVNPLNFEEKVLTGLQIITSKMQHLHLADSLCFDFQKLGQTPYATSLFLVKNKEDLSLIDLDAAESPYVGDRGYGDYHTSYTLECSRMASSIAIMAALQLFGVEGYQILLANYVKVNLVFREKLQAALPKLCVTNPLNPGPVTAFRLYSKTNNWEMEVDGQLTREQIMETNKRNEALFEYFGAHRARIFLGDTKKFDLVPCKNDGELQPVYVSKFFTISPYTETDHIPDVITFIQEAVEATKSTESEVTLSC, from the coding sequence ATGAAGTCACTTAATGACGTGCAAAAACTTTTTCCCAGTGAAGATGGCAATCGTGAAAGTAGAGAGAATTTCCTGCAATTAATTACCACTCTTCTAGAAAAAATGGATGGGATGAAGCGGCCAGATTACGCTAGCTTAGGACATGAGAAACAGCGTGAAACAAATTTTTATCAGCAGCTCATTCAAACAGCTGAAGTACCCCTACAGGGGGAGAGTTTCTCTCACTTAGTAGACAGTATGACAAGTTTAATGGCAGGCCATCCCTATCATTCCCGGTATTTTTTGACGAATGTTCTCCCAATGGCAAGTATTCCTGGGCTCATTGGTCAACTCACAGCATCCCTTTTAAACGGGAATAATTTATGGGATGTTTATGGCCCGGCCGGTGCGGAAGCAGAAACGAAAGTCATTGCCATGATGTCCCGTATTGCCGGCTTTGATGTCAATGAGAGCTGGGGATATACAACATGGGGCGGACAAGGAGCTGTCTTTACGGGACTCCGTCTTGCTATTGCAAAACATTGTCCTGATGCAGTAGAACACGGTGTTCCTGACAATCTGTATGTGTTCTCCTCCGAGCAAGCCCATTATAGCTTAATTAAATCAGCTGAAGCCACTGGTATTGGGCGAAGTCATGTGATTAAGGTCCGTACAAAGCGAGATCATTCTATGGATGAACAAGATCTTGCCTCTAAAATGACAAAGGTGATTGAAGAAGGAGGTAAACCTGTTTACGTTGTGGCTACAACTGGTACAACTGACAACTTTGGTATTGACAATATTCAGGCAATCAAAGATACGGCAAATGCCCTTACAGATATGCATGGCTTACCTCCTGTTCATATTCATGCTGACTCAGCTCTCGGAGGATTCTATGCCTTTTTTAACGCGTACGATTTTAAGGTAAATCCGTTAAACTTTGAGGAAAAGGTGCTTACTGGATTGCAGATAATCACCTCTAAAATGCAGCATTTACACTTGGCTGACAGCTTATGTTTTGATTTCCAAAAGCTCGGTCAAACACCTTATGCAACCAGTCTTTTCTTAGTGAAAAACAAAGAAGATTTGTCATTAATTGATTTAGATGCTGCCGAATCACCATATGTCGGTGACAGAGGTTACGGTGACTATCACACAAGCTACACATTAGAGTGCTCACGAATGGCCAGCTCCATTGCTATTATGGCAGCGTTACAGCTTTTCGGGGTAGAAGGCTATCAAATATTGTTGGCAAACTATGTAAAAGTCAATCTTGTTTTTCGTGAAAAGCTTCAAGCAGCTTTACCTAAGTTATGTGTCACGAATCCATTAAACCCCGGTCCTGTGACAGCCTTTAGGTTGTATAGCAAGACAAACAATTGGGAGATGGAAGTAGATGGCCAGTTAACAAGAGAACAAATAATGGAAACAAATAAAAGAAATGAAGCCCTATTCGAATATTTCGGTGCCCATAGAGCCCGTATTTTCCTAGGTGACACAAAGAAATTTGATCTTGTCCCATGTAAAAATGATGGGGAGTTACAGCCGGTTTACGTCTCTAAGTTTTTTACAATCTCACCTTATACGGAAACAGATCACATTCCTGACGTGATCACCTTTATACAAGAAGCTGTAGAAGCAACTAAATCAACAGAAAGTGAGGTAACGTTATCATGTTAA
- a CDS encoding HAMP domain-containing protein: MLNVSSSLFKKFLLGIMGPMILFALIFSSVIYYFSNQLIDDYVIPSFEDALTVNMSLMNDSIDSQLVQAAHEGDSNALAELQSELNRFQESSGIANAYVLGQSGNEEYIIALSQYDETMEAYTFSDDMRTAMGGTNAISEIYEDEFGTFKSYFSPVEGTEAIFGLDRDASFVSAASTRGIIISLILAGGMIIASIVISIIITRKISLPVTALADHAEKVAQGNLNIEDIQVTSKDELGQLSEHFNKMVRDLRMMISQVGDKATQVAATSEELSASSEQTSESVSHVSETIQMIASSSGDQQERMEGLNDYCKALSIEMGEVANEAATTAQMSEETAHAAKEGATSIDQAITHMTAINEHVSQSADVVSKLQEESRAIGEIVTIITSIADQTNLLALNASIEAARAGENGKGFAVVADEVRKLAEESGTAANQIKEKIEQVQNQAIASVETMTEGYQAVKEGTEAVNQANESFERIEKTAIDSSTRVNSIKEALAMMDEAISVNVKTISELTEISNNVSSSIQSVSATSEEQTAIMEEVASASESLSKMAEQLQHSVQKFNTENK; encoded by the coding sequence ATGTTAAATGTTTCATCATCGTTATTTAAAAAGTTTCTTCTTGGTATCATGGGCCCTATGATTCTCTTTGCTCTCATCTTTAGCAGTGTAATATATTACTTTTCCAACCAATTAATTGATGATTATGTGATTCCTAGTTTTGAAGACGCCTTGACAGTGAATATGAGCCTGATGAACGATAGCATTGACAGTCAATTAGTCCAAGCGGCTCATGAAGGTGACAGCAACGCCCTTGCAGAACTTCAGAGTGAACTTAACAGGTTCCAAGAGTCTTCAGGTATAGCAAATGCTTACGTATTGGGTCAATCAGGTAATGAAGAGTATATCATTGCCTTAAGCCAATACGATGAGACGATGGAGGCTTACACTTTCTCCGATGATATGCGCACAGCTATGGGAGGAACAAATGCTATAAGTGAGATCTATGAAGATGAATTCGGAACATTTAAATCTTATTTCTCACCAGTTGAAGGAACGGAGGCCATTTTTGGATTAGATCGTGATGCCTCATTTGTGAGTGCAGCTAGTACCCGTGGAATTATCATATCTCTCATCCTAGCTGGCGGTATGATTATCGCATCTATCGTGATTTCTATTATCATTACTCGTAAAATCAGCCTACCTGTTACAGCACTGGCAGATCATGCAGAAAAAGTAGCACAAGGTAACTTAAACATTGAAGATATTCAAGTCACGTCTAAAGACGAGTTAGGCCAGCTATCGGAGCATTTTAATAAAATGGTTCGTGATTTACGTATGATGATTTCCCAAGTGGGGGATAAAGCTACCCAAGTGGCTGCCACATCGGAAGAGCTTTCTGCAAGTTCCGAACAGACGAGTGAATCCGTCTCTCATGTAAGTGAAACGATTCAAATGATCGCATCCTCATCAGGGGATCAACAAGAACGTATGGAAGGCTTAAATGATTATTGTAAAGCTTTGTCCATTGAGATGGGCGAAGTAGCCAATGAAGCGGCAACCACAGCTCAAATGTCAGAAGAAACGGCTCATGCTGCTAAAGAAGGCGCTACTTCTATCGATCAAGCGATAACCCATATGACGGCGATTAACGAGCATGTTAGCCAATCTGCAGATGTTGTCTCAAAGCTGCAAGAAGAGTCACGTGCCATTGGTGAAATTGTAACGATCATTACTAGTATTGCCGACCAGACGAACCTCTTAGCTCTCAACGCCTCAATTGAAGCAGCTCGAGCAGGAGAAAATGGGAAAGGCTTTGCTGTCGTAGCTGATGAAGTACGAAAATTAGCTGAAGAATCTGGAACTGCCGCTAATCAGATTAAAGAAAAAATCGAACAAGTACAAAATCAAGCTATCGCTTCTGTTGAAACTATGACTGAAGGGTATCAAGCTGTGAAGGAAGGTACTGAAGCTGTTAATCAAGCTAATGAATCGTTTGAAAGAATTGAAAAAACAGCGATCGATTCCTCTACCAGAGTTAATAGCATTAAAGAAGCATTGGCCATGATGGACGAAGCTATTTCCGTGAACGTTAAAACCATTTCTGAATTAACAGAAATATCCAACAATGTTTCCAGTAGTATTCAAAGCGTTTCTGCAACGAGCGAAGAACAAACTGCTATTATGGAAGAAGTGGCTAGTGCCTCTGAATCATTGTCTAAAATGGCCGAACAATTACAACATTCGGTTCAAAAGTTCAATACAGAGAACAAATGA
- a CDS encoding class I SAM-dependent rRNA methyltransferase: protein MRMETTIKINMRFSKKYRSGYPLLLKEAVVNPEKLVEEGQILTVIDEEGTFIGKGYYGLQNKGLGWIVTDKKDEAVDDGLFRRKLIKAFGRRRPFFEDEPTTAFRLFNGEGDGIGGLTIDYFDGFYLINWYSEGIYRFKKKIVEVLASHMAYRGIYEKKRFATEGKYVEDDDFIMGERGEFPLVVKENDVNIAVYLNEGAMVGVFMDQRHVREALLNTYAKGRTVLNTFSYTGAFSVFAALGGAEKTTSVDLANRSREKTAEQFNLNNVDPSTQGIIVEDVFAFFKRAEKRGDRYGLVVLDPPSFARSKKYTFSAAKDYLGLLQQAIRLTEEDGIIVASMNHAGVSRKKFRRVIDQSFREEGIGYKILESHSLPEDYRINQNYPEGNYLKVAIIKRLGYWEEE, encoded by the coding sequence ATACGAATGGAAACAACCATTAAAATAAACATGCGTTTTTCAAAGAAATATCGATCTGGCTATCCACTATTACTTAAAGAAGCAGTTGTTAATCCAGAAAAGCTTGTAGAAGAGGGGCAAATACTGACTGTTATCGATGAAGAAGGGACATTTATTGGGAAAGGTTATTATGGTCTCCAAAATAAAGGGCTTGGCTGGATTGTCACCGATAAGAAAGATGAAGCTGTTGATGACGGGTTATTCCGACGTAAATTGATCAAGGCATTTGGAAGAAGGCGTCCGTTTTTTGAAGACGAGCCTACTACTGCTTTTCGCTTATTTAACGGAGAAGGGGATGGCATTGGCGGCTTAACAATCGATTATTTTGACGGCTTCTATTTGATAAATTGGTACAGTGAGGGGATTTATCGCTTTAAAAAGAAGATTGTTGAGGTTCTCGCGTCTCATATGGCTTATCGGGGTATCTATGAGAAAAAAAGATTTGCCACCGAGGGGAAATATGTAGAAGATGATGATTTTATTATGGGGGAAAGAGGAGAGTTCCCACTTGTTGTGAAAGAGAACGATGTGAACATTGCTGTTTATTTAAATGAAGGTGCAATGGTCGGGGTGTTCATGGATCAACGACACGTTCGTGAAGCGTTACTTAATACGTATGCAAAAGGTCGAACAGTCCTTAACACATTCTCATATACAGGTGCCTTCTCAGTATTTGCGGCGTTAGGAGGGGCTGAAAAAACAACAAGTGTCGATTTAGCAAACCGAAGTCGAGAGAAAACGGCTGAACAATTTAATCTTAATAATGTGGACCCTTCCACCCAGGGTATTATTGTTGAGGATGTGTTCGCCTTTTTCAAACGGGCAGAGAAGAGGGGTGATCGTTATGGACTGGTTGTTTTAGACCCGCCTAGCTTTGCAAGATCTAAAAAATATACATTTAGCGCTGCAAAAGACTATTTAGGATTATTGCAGCAAGCTATTCGTCTCACTGAAGAGGATGGTATTATAGTTGCCTCTATGAACCATGCTGGTGTGAGTCGAAAAAAATTTCGTAGAGTTATCGACCAGTCATTTAGAGAAGAAGGGATTGGCTATAAAATTTTAGAATCACATAGTCTTCCAGAAGATTATCGAATAAATCAAAACTATCCAGAGGGGAATTATCTAAAAGTCGCTATCATTAAACGACTTGGTTACTGGGAGGAAGAATAA
- the queF gene encoding NADPH-dependent 7-cyano-7-deazaguanine reductase QueF → MAHSREEEVQLLGNTQVEYKTDYAPEILEAFENRHPHRNYFVKFNCPEFTSLCPKTGQPDFATIYISYIPDKKMVESKSLKLYLFSFRNHGDFHEDCMNTILDDLVSLMDPRYIEVWGKFTPRGGISIDPYVNYGKPDSKWEAFAEQRLLQHDLYPETIDHR, encoded by the coding sequence ATGGCTCACAGCCGGGAAGAAGAAGTTCAATTATTAGGTAACACACAGGTGGAATATAAAACTGACTACGCACCAGAGATTTTGGAAGCTTTTGAAAACCGACATCCGCACCGCAACTATTTTGTAAAATTCAATTGTCCTGAATTTACAAGTCTCTGCCCAAAAACGGGACAACCTGACTTTGCCACAATTTATATCAGTTACATCCCTGATAAAAAAATGGTGGAAAGTAAATCATTAAAGCTTTATTTATTTAGCTTTAGAAATCATGGGGATTTTCATGAGGATTGCATGAATACGATTCTTGATGACCTCGTGTCATTAATGGACCCTCGCTATATTGAAGTATGGGGTAAGTTCACCCCTCGTGGCGGTATTTCCATCGACCCTTACGTTAATTATGGGAAACCCGATTCAAAATGGGAAGCTTTTGCAGAGCAACGCTTGCTTCAGCATGATCTCTATCCTGAAACGATTGATCATAGGTAA
- the yidC gene encoding membrane protein insertase YidC, with product MMLTLSGCQASTEPIDSETAGFFNHFVVFPFSFAIKFLAGIFNGSYGLSIIFMTFIIRLCLLPLMMKQYNNQLTMREKMAVLKPEMDEVQKKYKDKKNREDQQKMQQEMMALYQKHNFNPLTSMGCLPMLIQFPILIGFYWAIMRTPEIAQQTFLWFNLGETDMILPFIAAGVYLIQFKVSQKGMDPAQQKQMAILGYITPVMMGMFSFNVAAALPLYWSVGGLFLIMQTLLFKWLYREKNEALKAIVAPK from the coding sequence ATGATGCTGACGCTGAGTGGCTGTCAAGCAAGCACTGAGCCTATCGATTCTGAAACAGCAGGATTCTTTAATCATTTTGTTGTCTTTCCATTCTCATTTGCGATTAAATTTCTCGCTGGTATTTTTAATGGGAGCTACGGCTTATCGATTATTTTTATGACGTTTATTATTCGGTTGTGCCTGTTGCCGCTTATGATGAAGCAATATAATAATCAATTGACAATGCGGGAAAAAATGGCTGTGCTGAAGCCAGAAATGGACGAGGTGCAAAAAAAATATAAAGATAAGAAAAACAGGGAAGACCAACAAAAAATGCAGCAGGAAATGATGGCTCTATACCAAAAGCATAACTTTAACCCTTTAACTTCAATGGGATGTTTGCCGATGCTGATTCAATTTCCGATTCTTATCGGGTTTTACTGGGCGATTATGAGAACACCTGAAATAGCACAGCAAACCTTCTTATGGTTTAACCTAGGGGAAACGGATATGATTCTACCGTTTATTGCAGCTGGGGTTTATCTCATACAGTTTAAAGTGTCGCAAAAAGGCATGGATCCAGCTCAACAAAAACAAATGGCGATACTAGGTTATATCACACCAGTTATGATGGGCATGTTTTCATTCAATGTGGCTGCGGCTCTACCTTTATATTGGTCTGTGGGTGGACTTTTCCTCATCATGCAGACACTATTATTCAAATGGCTTTATCGTGAAAAGAACGAAGCATTAAAAGCAATTGTTGCACCTAAATAA